From Saccharothrix espanaensis DSM 44229, the proteins below share one genomic window:
- a CDS encoding fibronectin type III domain-containing protein, producing MDRRRVAVIAAGLVLFGGVVAVLRTTGPDDPAAKPTTSAPPPTSLAPFAAEGVLVPTPGAPPETPGGLRVLAGPGRVQLLWTGDAPGYEIGWGRDGKIDRHRLVAQTATQVDGLADGTRYEVEVRAVDAFGQRSEPARGQATPKAAAEGEYALLDLFDQADAPDPARWRLAVRPNCARATPGRDDDGRRLVISSNCAAAPAVLRSRTPFVLRDADDLGRFVVETDAPGADGELALDLVPGPVSTVAGDGLPPGAIRLRVASGNGRTTAEVLTAEGAPTTPVRAVPVLEPGLTHRWELALRRDGARVLLDGEVVATSPAVPGWKDATALVSVSGPTGQRVTLSLAAFDAAPAPAPPAVPAPEVRVAVAPAPAPSSGSTIPGVTGGQLRMTLLHTDPSPTAPEFTLAVGDQVVPLRPAVPGAPWRAGVGYPVVADLPAAALVRESDHVRATVVTGLRVQATHVDLELTAAPGASPSPVRAETTPLNGLESVLARAEGKVLDAAGRPVPDGLPIQRGRVVFDLVLDGRSGQRGSGLAGLAGFTVRLDGDRVAAVPTNLGGPGVAGNYRLALDTGDLSPGPHMLEVKLFGTDPTTRPMSAFISFSVD from the coding sequence ATGGATCGCCGCCGGGTCGCCGTCATCGCCGCGGGGCTGGTGCTGTTCGGCGGGGTGGTGGCGGTGCTGCGCACCACCGGGCCCGACGACCCGGCGGCCAAGCCGACGACGTCCGCGCCGCCGCCGACCTCGCTCGCGCCCTTCGCCGCGGAAGGCGTGCTCGTGCCGACGCCCGGCGCGCCGCCCGAGACCCCGGGCGGGCTGCGGGTGCTGGCCGGACCGGGCCGGGTCCAACTGCTGTGGACCGGCGACGCGCCGGGCTACGAGATCGGCTGGGGCCGGGACGGGAAGATCGACCGGCACCGGCTGGTCGCCCAGACCGCGACCCAGGTCGACGGGCTGGCCGACGGCACGCGGTACGAGGTCGAGGTGCGCGCCGTCGACGCGTTCGGGCAGCGGTCGGAGCCGGCCCGCGGCCAGGCCACGCCGAAGGCCGCCGCCGAGGGCGAGTACGCGCTGCTGGACCTGTTCGACCAGGCCGACGCGCCCGACCCGGCCCGCTGGCGGCTCGCCGTCCGGCCGAACTGCGCCCGCGCCACGCCCGGCCGCGACGACGACGGCCGGCGGCTGGTGATCAGCAGCAACTGCGCGGCGGCCCCGGCCGTGCTGCGCTCGCGCACGCCGTTCGTGCTGCGCGACGCCGACGACCTGGGCCGGTTCGTCGTCGAGACCGACGCGCCCGGAGCCGACGGCGAACTGGCCCTCGACCTGGTGCCCGGCCCGGTGAGCACGGTCGCCGGCGACGGCCTGCCGCCGGGCGCGATCCGGCTGCGGGTGGCGTCCGGCAACGGCAGGACGACCGCCGAGGTGCTGACCGCCGAGGGCGCGCCGACCACGCCGGTGCGCGCGGTCCCGGTGCTGGAGCCGGGCCTGACCCACCGCTGGGAGCTGGCGCTGCGGCGCGACGGCGCGCGGGTGCTGCTCGACGGCGAGGTCGTGGCCACCAGCCCGGCCGTGCCCGGCTGGAAGGACGCGACCGCGCTGGTGTCGGTGTCCGGGCCGACCGGCCAGCGGGTGACGCTCAGCCTGGCCGCGTTCGACGCCGCCCCGGCGCCCGCCCCGCCGGCCGTGCCCGCCCCCGAGGTCCGGGTGGCCGTCGCCCCCGCGCCCGCGCCGTCCTCGGGTTCCACGATCCCCGGCGTGACCGGCGGCCAACTGCGGATGACGCTCCTGCACACCGACCCGTCACCCACCGCGCCGGAGTTCACGCTGGCCGTCGGCGACCAGGTCGTGCCGCTGCGCCCGGCGGTGCCCGGCGCGCCGTGGCGGGCGGGCGTCGGCTACCCGGTCGTGGCGGACCTGCCGGCCGCGGCGCTGGTGCGCGAGAGCGACCACGTGCGGGCGACCGTGGTGACCGGGTTGCGCGTGCAGGCCACCCACGTCGACCTGGAACTCACGGCCGCGCCCGGTGCGTCGCCGAGCCCGGTTCGCGCCGAGACGACACCGTTGAACGGGCTGGAGTCGGTGCTGGCACGGGCCGAGGGCAAGGTCCTGGACGCGGCCGGGCGGCCGGTGCCCGACGGCCTGCCGATCCAACGCGGCCGGGTGGTGTTCGACCTGGTGCTAGACGGGCGGTCGGGACAGCGCGGCAGCGGGCTGGCGGGCCTGGCGGGCTTCACCGTGCGCCTGGACGGTGACCGGGTGGCGGCCGTGCCCACGAACCTGGGCGGCCCCGGCGTGGCCGGGAACTACCGCTTGGCACTGGACACCGGCGACCTGTCGCCGGGCCCGCACATGCTGGAAGTGAAACTGTTCGGCACCGACCCGACCACCCGCCCCATGTCCGCCTTCATCTCCTTCTCAGTCGACTAG
- a CDS encoding fibronectin type III domain-containing protein, which translates to MERGKLIAWIGGLAVIAGTVVALRHDSAPPTPVELTRFLDQRVEYVADSTAVREPTGLRLTAPDRTSLRATWTATDGVAHGGFEVRWPGGVRLVRTTETELADLDADTDVVVEVRAVDGLGRRSSPAVANAVPRLLHDDSWDLPLVKPLDVFDGPEALSPRRWRVFDGGNADCLGLRPLNGKRLEVGCDVLDLQSNVPLRLGEPGPDGAVGRVVLTTDGPGAAGAGDGELLVALLPGPFPDIGRLTRPFPPDAVVLRITSYGADFDVGPGVPTTSRVVPIGGTSLPPTPGVRHRWELRVLPDAVVALRDGEALAAASVAVPWTVVQPRLAFRNARHTQLDVFGVGGAPTAPAPASVVPLGLGTVQAEAVALGTVPAGRLEGGRSARVTASVIAVSGDVRDVPITVEFGGRSAPARFMASGGSDKSAVLYADFPLPEPSADPLADTAVRLRGTQKFLVNDSHVVVDDQRLPAGRPLPRLTDRDLPDVRVVTPNVVVVHDTGPSDVFPRGGRARLVVELPAEPVREVAAIKGIEVDLDDRRIVTLPTGGSVGGRHEFVLDLAGLPSGRHRVAVRVLPMDERAGAGTADRSFEIGAG; encoded by the coding sequence GTGGAGCGCGGCAAGCTCATCGCCTGGATCGGCGGCCTCGCGGTGATCGCCGGCACCGTGGTGGCCCTGCGCCACGACTCCGCCCCACCCACCCCGGTCGAGCTCACCAGGTTCCTGGACCAGCGCGTGGAGTACGTCGCCGACAGCACGGCGGTGCGCGAACCGACCGGGCTGCGACTCACCGCGCCCGACCGGACCAGCCTGCGCGCCACGTGGACGGCCACCGACGGGGTCGCCCACGGCGGGTTCGAAGTGCGCTGGCCCGGCGGGGTGCGGCTGGTGCGGACGACCGAGACCGAGCTGGCCGACCTCGACGCCGACACCGACGTCGTGGTCGAGGTGCGGGCGGTCGACGGCCTGGGCCGGCGGTCCTCGCCGGCCGTGGCGAACGCGGTGCCCCGGCTGCTCCACGACGACTCGTGGGACCTCCCGCTGGTGAAGCCGCTGGACGTGTTCGACGGCCCGGAAGCGCTCAGCCCGCGCCGCTGGCGGGTGTTCGACGGCGGCAACGCCGACTGCCTGGGCCTGCGCCCGCTCAACGGCAAGCGGCTGGAAGTCGGCTGCGACGTGCTCGACCTGCAGTCCAACGTGCCGCTGCGGCTGGGCGAACCGGGCCCGGACGGCGCGGTCGGCCGGGTCGTGCTCACCACCGACGGCCCCGGCGCGGCGGGAGCCGGCGACGGTGAGCTGCTGGTCGCGCTGCTGCCCGGACCGTTCCCCGACATCGGGCGGCTGACCAGGCCGTTCCCGCCGGACGCGGTGGTCTTGCGGATCACCTCGTACGGGGCGGACTTCGACGTCGGCCCCGGCGTGCCGACGACCTCCCGGGTGGTGCCGATCGGCGGCACGTCGCTGCCGCCCACACCGGGCGTGCGGCACCGCTGGGAGCTGCGGGTCCTGCCGGACGCCGTGGTGGCGCTGCGCGATGGTGAAGCGCTGGCCGCCGCGTCGGTCGCGGTGCCGTGGACGGTCGTCCAGCCGCGCCTGGCGTTCCGCAACGCCCGGCACACCCAGCTCGACGTGTTCGGCGTCGGCGGCGCCCCGACGGCCCCGGCCCCGGCGTCGGTCGTGCCGCTCGGGCTGGGCACCGTCCAAGCCGAGGCGGTCGCCCTGGGCACGGTGCCCGCGGGCCGGCTGGAAGGCGGCCGGTCGGCGCGGGTGACCGCGTCGGTGATCGCGGTCAGCGGGGACGTGCGGGACGTGCCGATCACCGTGGAGTTCGGCGGGCGGAGCGCACCCGCCCGGTTCATGGCGTCCGGCGGGTCGGACAAGTCCGCCGTCCTCTACGCCGACTTCCCGCTCCCCGAACCGTCCGCCGACCCGCTCGCCGACACCGCCGTCCGGCTGCGCGGCACGCAGAAGTTCCTGGTCAACGACTCGCACGTGGTCGTGGACGACCAGCGACTGCCGGCCGGGCGGCCGCTGCCCCGGCTCACCGACCGGGACCTGCCGGACGTGCGGGTCGTCACGCCGAACGTCGTCGTCGTGCACGACACCGGGCCCTCCGACGTGTTCCCGCGCGGCGGCCGGGCGCGGCTGGTGGTCGAACTGCCCGCCGAGCCGGTCCGGGAGGTCGCCGCGATCAAGGGGATCGAGGTCGACCTGGACGACCGGCGGATCGTCACCCTGCCCACCGGCGGCTCGGTCGGCGGGCGGCACGAGTTCGTGCTGGACCTGGCCGGGCTGCCGAGTGGCCGACACCGGGTGGCGGTGCGGGTGCTCCCGATGGACGAACGCGCCGGTGCCGGGACCGCCGACCGGTCCTTCGAGATCGGCGCGGGCTAG
- a CDS encoding prephenate dehydrogenase: MRDVCVVGLGLIGGSVLRAAAAAGRAVWGATASEEDAEVARGDGYAVTGLAEALDRAREQDALVVVAVPLPNVEDVLRAVPAGTRLTDVVSVKGPVRDLVARLAPAARYVGGHPMAGTSASGWAAGRSDLFRDAAWVVSAEDGTDVDVLTDVIGLALAAGAHVVPATADEHDAAVARISHLPHVLAAVLASVGADGGPLALALAAGSFTDGTRVAGSRPELVRAMCEGNRSALLAAVDDALGRLGAARGSLASTGGLAKTIEAGHRARLTLDEQQEAGGANLTVDLTSPQALAALRALGARGGRVVGLNGSTALARTS; encoded by the coding sequence GTGCGTGACGTGTGCGTGGTCGGACTGGGGTTGATCGGCGGGTCGGTGCTGCGCGCGGCAGCGGCGGCCGGCCGGGCGGTGTGGGGCGCGACGGCGTCCGAAGAGGACGCGGAGGTCGCGCGCGGGGACGGGTACGCCGTCACCGGGCTCGCCGAGGCGCTCGACCGGGCCCGCGAGCAGGACGCGCTGGTCGTGGTGGCCGTGCCGCTGCCCAACGTCGAGGACGTGCTGCGCGCGGTGCCCGCCGGCACCCGGCTGACCGACGTGGTCAGCGTGAAGGGCCCGGTGCGGGACCTGGTGGCGCGGCTCGCCCCGGCCGCCCGGTACGTCGGCGGCCACCCGATGGCGGGCACGTCGGCGTCCGGCTGGGCCGCCGGGCGGTCGGACCTGTTCCGCGACGCCGCCTGGGTGGTGTCGGCCGAGGACGGCACCGACGTGGACGTGCTGACCGACGTGATCGGGCTCGCGCTGGCCGCCGGAGCGCACGTCGTGCCCGCCACCGCCGACGAGCACGACGCCGCCGTGGCCCGGATCTCGCACCTGCCGCACGTGCTGGCCGCCGTGCTGGCCAGCGTCGGCGCGGACGGCGGCCCGCTCGCGCTGGCACTGGCCGCCGGGTCGTTCACCGACGGCACCCGGGTCGCGGGCAGCCGGCCCGAGCTGGTCCGGGCGATGTGCGAGGGCAACCGCTCGGCGCTGCTGGCCGCGGTGGACGACGCGCTGGGCCGGCTGGGCGCGGCCCGCGGCTCGCTGGCCTCGACCGGCGGGCTGGCCAAGACCATCGAGGCCGGGCACCGGGCCCGGCTCACCCTGGACGAGCAGCAGGAGGCCGGCGGCGCGAACCTGACCGTCGACCTCACCTCCCCGCAGGCCCTGGCCGCGCTGCGGGCGCTGGGGGCGCGCGGCGGCCGGGTCGTTGGGCTGAACGGCAGCACCGCGCTCGCGCGGACCTCCTAG
- a CDS encoding GrpB family protein, whose amino-acid sequence MRVEVLDGPGAREAARLLAGFGAGLITVAVVARPGLAALVVGTRPDPAADAVVTPDSVARLWERRVEPFALRWAGLRIGRPGPPVLHDHDPDLPVVARRLLDRLRTGLARDGWTYDHIGSTAVPGLRAKPFIDLQVGVTALPVEGSPEDDLLAAAGFRPPTGVRPDAPGVHRDYERQPGLAPPESYRKRLYVRPDPVGPAILHVRLVGSPWWAETVRFRDLLRTDPAVLAAYQEMKERSAREHGGGDDYDHYTRAKSAFFTDLPRADLF is encoded by the coding sequence ATGAGGGTGGAGGTGCTGGACGGGCCGGGCGCGCGGGAGGCGGCCCGCTTGCTCGCGGGGTTCGGGGCCGGGCTGATCACCGTCGCGGTGGTGGCGCGGCCCGGCTTGGCGGCCCTGGTCGTCGGCACCCGGCCCGACCCGGCGGCGGACGCCGTGGTCACGCCGGATTCCGTGGCGCGGCTGTGGGAGCGGCGGGTGGAGCCGTTCGCGCTGCGCTGGGCCGGTCTGCGGATCGGCCGGCCGGGACCGCCCGTGCTGCACGACCACGACCCGGACCTGCCCGTCGTCGCGCGGCGGCTGCTCGACCGGCTGCGCACGGGCCTCGCGCGCGACGGCTGGACCTACGACCACATCGGTTCGACGGCGGTGCCGGGGCTGCGCGCGAAGCCGTTCATCGACCTTCAGGTGGGGGTGACCGCGCTGCCCGTCGAAGGCTCGCCGGAGGACGACCTGCTGGCCGCCGCCGGGTTCCGGCCGCCGACCGGCGTGCGGCCGGACGCGCCGGGCGTGCACCGCGACTACGAGCGGCAGCCTGGCCTGGCCCCGCCGGAGTCGTACCGCAAACGCTTGTACGTGCGGCCGGACCCGGTCGGACCGGCGATCCTGCACGTCCGGCTGGTCGGCTCGCCGTGGTGGGCGGAGACCGTGCGGTTCCGGGACCTGCTGCGCACCGACCCGGCCGTGCTGGCGGCGTACCAGGAGATGAAGGAGCGTTCCGCGCGCGAGCACGGGGGCGGCGACGACTACGACCACTACACCCGGGCGAAGTCCGCCTTCTTCACCGACCTGCCCCGAGCCGACCTGTTTTGA
- a CDS encoding M20 metallopeptidase family protein, whose protein sequence is MSTTLPNAQTSAPEPRFTGLVEAARALQPRTVALRRQIHRHPEQGLALPATQAAIQHSLAGLPLEITTGKSSTSLVAVLRGAKPGPTVLLRGDMDALPLQEETGLEYASETAGSMHACGHDTHVAMLASSARLLSTRREALSGQVVFMFQPGEEGMHGAKHMLDEGVLDAAGTPVEKAFALHITSTLQSGVVVSRPGPTMASADTFHVTITGRGGHGAMPHDAVDPIPPAAALVGALQTMVARRVNVHQPAVVSVTNIKAGTTTNIIPETALVEGTIRTLSEDTRALVHKELPQVCEHVAAAHGCTARVQIIPGYPVTVNDAEVGPHVLDVTATALGNRWAAPMDDPLMGAEDFSYVLQRVPGAISFLGACPRGVELDRAEPNHSNRVLFDESAMEHGVVVYTAFALDALR, encoded by the coding sequence ATGAGCACAACTCTGCCGAACGCACAGACGAGCGCACCCGAGCCCCGGTTCACCGGGCTGGTGGAGGCGGCACGTGCACTACAGCCCAGGACGGTCGCCTTGCGCCGGCAGATCCACCGCCACCCGGAGCAGGGCCTCGCCCTGCCCGCGACCCAGGCGGCGATCCAGCACTCGCTGGCGGGTCTGCCGCTGGAGATCACCACCGGCAAGTCCAGCACGTCCCTGGTCGCGGTGCTGCGCGGCGCGAAGCCGGGGCCGACCGTGCTGCTGCGCGGGGACATGGACGCGCTGCCGCTGCAGGAGGAGACCGGCCTGGAGTACGCGTCCGAGACCGCGGGCTCGATGCACGCGTGCGGCCACGACACCCACGTGGCGATGCTGGCCTCGTCGGCCCGGCTGCTGTCGACGCGGCGCGAGGCGCTGTCCGGCCAGGTCGTGTTCATGTTCCAGCCGGGCGAGGAGGGGATGCACGGCGCGAAGCACATGCTGGACGAGGGCGTCCTGGACGCCGCCGGCACGCCCGTGGAGAAGGCGTTCGCCCTGCACATCACCTCGACGCTGCAATCCGGCGTCGTGGTCTCCCGCCCCGGCCCGACCATGGCGTCGGCGGACACGTTCCACGTGACCATCACCGGCCGCGGCGGCCACGGGGCCATGCCGCACGACGCGGTCGACCCGATCCCGCCGGCCGCCGCGCTGGTCGGCGCACTCCAGACGATGGTCGCCCGCCGGGTGAACGTGCACCAGCCGGCCGTCGTGTCGGTCACCAACATCAAGGCCGGCACCACGACCAACATCATCCCGGAGACGGCCCTGGTCGAGGGCACGATCCGGACGTTGAGCGAGGACACCCGGGCGCTGGTCCACAAGGAGCTGCCGCAGGTCTGCGAGCACGTCGCCGCCGCGCACGGCTGCACCGCGCGGGTCCAGATCATCCCCGGCTACCCGGTGACGGTGAACGACGCGGAGGTCGGCCCGCACGTGCTCGACGTGACCGCCACTGCCCTGGGCAACCGCTGGGCGGCCCCGATGGACGACCCGCTGATGGGCGCCGAGGACTTCTCCTACGTGCTGCAACGCGTCCCGGGCGCGATCTCGTTCCTCGGCGCGTGCCCGCGCGGCGTGGAACTGGACCGGGCCGAGCCCAACCACTCGAACCGGGTGCTGTTCGACGAGTCGGCGATGGAGCACGGCGTGGTCGTCTACACCGCGTTCGCGCTCGACGCCCTGCGCTGA
- a CDS encoding tRNA adenosine deaminase-associated protein, translating to MAHQEPVNGFAVAVVREDGRWRCSRMDGSALSELDAAITELRQLRSTGAVFGLLAVDDEFFIVLRPVPGGVALLLSDAAAALDYDIAADVLDLLRVDPPDEEDEELWPEGDLAVLADVGMPQHELQVIVDEVDLYPDEQLQMIAQRCGFGDEFTKLLDTIQA from the coding sequence ATGGCACACCAGGAGCCGGTCAACGGCTTCGCTGTCGCGGTGGTTCGGGAAGACGGCCGCTGGCGGTGCAGCAGGATGGACGGCTCGGCGCTGTCCGAGCTCGACGCGGCGATCACGGAACTGCGTCAACTCCGCTCCACGGGTGCCGTCTTCGGACTGCTCGCGGTGGACGACGAGTTCTTCATAGTCCTGCGCCCGGTGCCCGGCGGGGTGGCGTTGCTGCTGTCCGACGCCGCGGCCGCGCTGGACTACGACATCGCGGCGGACGTGCTGGACCTCCTGCGGGTCGACCCGCCCGACGAAGAGGACGAGGAGCTGTGGCCGGAAGGCGATTTGGCCGTCCTCGCCGACGTCGGGATGCCCCAGCACGAGCTCCAGGTGATCGTGGACGAGGTCGACCTCTACCCGGACGAGCAGCTCCAGATGATCGCGCAGCGGTGCGGCTTCGGCGACGAGTTCACCAAGCTGCTGGACACCATCCAGGCGTGA
- a CDS encoding nucleoside deaminase codes for MRGEADRDLVRAALDVARRAPLTGDVPIGAVVFGPDGVELARACNAREATGDPTAHAEVLALRAAAAAFGDGWRLGGCTLAVTVEPCTMCAGALVLARVERVVFGAWEPRTGAVGSLWDVVRDRRLNHRPEVVGGVLADECAALLESFFAEM; via the coding sequence GTGAGGGGCGAGGCGGACCGGGACCTGGTCCGGGCGGCCCTCGACGTCGCCCGGCGCGCGCCGCTGACCGGGGACGTGCCGATCGGCGCGGTGGTGTTCGGGCCGGACGGGGTGGAGCTGGCGCGGGCGTGCAACGCGCGGGAGGCGACCGGCGACCCGACCGCGCACGCCGAGGTGCTGGCCCTGCGGGCGGCGGCGGCCGCGTTCGGCGACGGGTGGCGGCTGGGCGGGTGCACGCTGGCGGTGACCGTCGAGCCGTGCACGATGTGCGCCGGCGCGCTGGTGCTGGCCAGGGTCGAGCGGGTGGTGTTCGGGGCGTGGGAGCCCAGGACCGGCGCCGTGGGGTCGCTGTGGGACGTCGTGCGCGACCGCCGGCTCAACCACCGGCCCGAGGTCGTGGGTGGCGTGCTGGCCGACGAGTGCGCGGCGCTGCTGGAATCCTTCTTCGCGGAGATGTGA
- a CDS encoding CsbD family protein, which yields MGVFDQAKDKAEQLIGEAKEKLGQKSGNEDLEASGKKDQTVGEVKETGHDLRDKTAGAVQDAKDKFSGGNR from the coding sequence ATGGGCGTTTTCGACCAGGCCAAGGACAAGGCCGAGCAGCTGATCGGCGAGGCCAAGGAGAAGCTGGGTCAGAAGTCCGGCAACGAGGACCTGGAGGCCTCCGGCAAGAAGGACCAGACCGTGGGCGAGGTCAAGGAAACCGGCCACGACCTGCGGGACAAGACTGCCGGCGCCGTCCAGGACGCGAAGGACAAGTTCTCCGGCGGCAACAGGTAG
- a CDS encoding RNA polymerase sigma factor: protein MSVEIADAALAGGVARGDLAAFEVLVRRYSGRVFGLAYRVLGDRAEAEDVTQEVFATAWRRLGSLTEPAAVRTWLFRVAYRECLGVLRRSRTDPVDELPDRATPVGLGQGPRDPSTVAETVAAVAALRSALRGLPAPQRAAWLLAEVDGLSYAEIASVVGATEESVRGRLARARVRLAEVMKVWR from the coding sequence GTGTCCGTCGAGATCGCGGACGCCGCCCTGGCAGGCGGCGTCGCCAGGGGAGACTTGGCCGCGTTCGAGGTGCTGGTGCGGCGCTACTCGGGCCGGGTGTTCGGCCTGGCGTACCGGGTGCTGGGCGACCGGGCCGAAGCGGAGGACGTCACCCAGGAGGTGTTCGCCACCGCGTGGCGCAGGCTCGGCTCCCTGACCGAACCGGCCGCCGTCCGGACCTGGCTGTTCCGGGTGGCCTACCGCGAGTGCCTGGGCGTCCTGCGCCGGTCCCGGACCGACCCGGTGGACGAACTGCCCGACCGCGCCACCCCCGTGGGCCTGGGCCAGGGTCCGCGCGACCCGTCGACGGTGGCGGAGACGGTGGCGGCGGTGGCGGCGCTGCGCTCGGCACTGCGAGGACTGCCCGCACCCCAACGCGCGGCGTGGCTGCTGGCCGAGGTGGACGGGCTGTCGTACGCGGAGATCGCATCGGTGGTGGGGGCGACCGAGGAGTCCGTCCGAGGCCGCCTCGCACGGGCCAGGGTGCGCCTGGCCGAGGTGATGAAGGTGTGGCGCTGA
- a CDS encoding SAM-dependent methyltransferase, with amino-acid sequence MSVAGDQSAAPSPEEVGAAYDEFGDLYALTIGDVGLHIGLWSRPGERAPAATLTDLANRAQERQTDHHLERLALTADDHLLDIGCGNGQPAVRIAERSGVRVTGITVSREQIALAGAAARAAGLADRVGFDHGNVLDLGFADESFDAALAIEVFPHLADRQRAFRETARVLRPGGHFLVSDFTARGTPPPDQVDAFRQTWLCPLPTTPAKVLEMADAAGLELVEVENQTQNLSFSGDLMELLYTQRKDAIVDRYGVELFDRMAPVVRLACAYTRDHLGYYLFLFRKPQ; translated from the coding sequence ATGAGCGTTGCGGGTGATCAGAGTGCTGCGCCGAGTCCGGAAGAGGTCGGGGCGGCGTATGACGAGTTCGGGGACCTCTACGCGTTGACGATCGGGGACGTCGGGCTGCACATCGGGTTGTGGTCGCGGCCCGGGGAGAGGGCTCCGGCCGCGACGCTCACCGACCTGGCCAACCGGGCCCAGGAGCGGCAGACGGACCACCACCTCGAACGCCTCGCCCTCACCGCCGACGACCACCTGCTCGACATCGGGTGCGGCAACGGGCAGCCGGCGGTGCGGATCGCCGAGCGCAGCGGGGTCCGGGTCACCGGGATCACGGTCAGCCGGGAGCAGATCGCGCTGGCGGGTGCGGCGGCTCGGGCGGCGGGGCTCGCCGACCGGGTCGGCTTCGACCACGGGAACGTCCTGGACCTCGGCTTCGCGGACGAGTCCTTCGACGCCGCCCTGGCGATCGAGGTCTTCCCGCATCTCGCGGACCGGCAGCGCGCGTTCCGCGAGACCGCCCGGGTGCTGCGGCCCGGCGGCCACTTCCTGGTCAGCGACTTCACCGCACGCGGCACCCCGCCCCCGGACCAGGTCGACGCGTTCCGGCAGACCTGGCTCTGCCCGCTGCCGACCACGCCCGCGAAGGTGCTGGAGATGGCGGACGCCGCCGGCCTCGAACTGGTCGAGGTCGAGAACCAGACGCAGAACCTCTCCTTCTCCGGCGACCTGATGGAACTGCTCTACACCCAGCGGAAGGACGCGATCGTCGACCGCTACGGCGTCGAGCTGTTCGACCGGATGGCGCCCGTGGTGCGGTTGGCCTGCGCCTACACCCGCGATCACCTCGGCTACTACCTGTTCCTCTTCCGCAAGCCCCAGTAG